From the genome of Mycobacterium dioxanotrophicus, one region includes:
- a CDS encoding GntR family transcriptional regulator: MLADLAEGDPVPAERELAVQFGVARETVRQALHELLVAGRIERRGRGTVVSRPKLTQPLGLQSYTEGALAVGRTPGRLAVTTEIVGATTELAAGLAIPVGAPVLHLERVLLADDQRIGLESTYLSSDRFTGLATTFDPTTSLYAAIRATGVRFGSATERIETALASPREAELLESTTAMPMLLLNRRSLDTQGVPIELVRALYRGDRIAFETVLT, from the coding sequence ATGCTGGCCGATCTCGCCGAGGGCGACCCGGTGCCCGCCGAACGCGAGCTGGCCGTCCAGTTCGGGGTGGCCCGCGAAACCGTCCGGCAGGCCCTGCACGAACTGCTCGTGGCCGGGCGCATCGAACGACGCGGGCGCGGCACCGTGGTGTCGCGACCCAAACTCACCCAGCCGCTGGGATTGCAGTCCTACACCGAGGGCGCGCTGGCGGTGGGGCGCACCCCCGGGCGGTTGGCGGTGACCACCGAGATCGTCGGCGCCACCACCGAACTCGCGGCGGGCCTCGCGATCCCGGTCGGCGCCCCGGTGCTGCACCTGGAGCGGGTCCTGCTCGCCGACGATCAGCGCATCGGCCTGGAGAGCACATACCTCTCATCGGACCGCTTCACCGGCCTGGCGACCACCTTCGACCCCACCACATCGCTCTATGCGGCGATCCGGGCCACGGGCGTGCGGTTCGGCTCGGCCACCGAACGCATCGAGACTGCCCTGGCGTCACCGCGGGAAGCCGAGCTGCTCGAATCCACCACCGCGATGCCGATGCTGCTGCTCAACCGCCGTTCGCTGGATACGCAGGGGGTGCCGATCGAGCTGGTGCGGGCGCTCTACCGCGGGGACCGGATCGCGTTCGAGACGGTACTGACCTAA
- a CDS encoding alpha/beta hydrolase — protein MPSATSFHPDLARLARFVPRSLVTRTTLPVMQKLTEWHGRTAPDDVEVLTLASGAGVRLFRPTGVTTTPGPAVLWIHGGGYVIGSPAQDDALCRRFAAELGITVAAVKYRLAPQHPYPAGLEDCYSALAWLATLPAVDPTRVAVAGASAGGGLAAALALLARDRGEIPLAAQILVYPMLDDRTAGREFDHPGHRLWTQGSNRFGWSAYLGDADPAAAVPARRPDLSGLPPAWIGVGTLDLFHDEDVRYAKRLRDAGVPCKLEIVDGAFHGFDQLAPKSAVSRDFIASQIAALRTAFSIGH, from the coding sequence GTGCCGTCCGCCACCTCGTTTCATCCCGACCTGGCCCGCCTGGCGCGGTTCGTGCCGCGCAGCCTCGTCACCCGCACGACGCTGCCGGTCATGCAGAAGCTCACCGAATGGCACGGCCGGACCGCCCCGGACGACGTCGAGGTGCTGACGCTCGCCTCGGGCGCCGGGGTGCGTTTGTTCCGGCCGACGGGTGTCACGACCACCCCGGGACCTGCGGTGTTGTGGATTCACGGCGGCGGCTACGTCATCGGCAGCCCCGCGCAGGACGACGCGCTGTGCCGCCGCTTCGCCGCCGAACTGGGCATCACCGTCGCGGCGGTGAAGTACCGCCTGGCACCGCAACATCCGTACCCGGCCGGGCTCGAGGACTGCTATTCGGCACTGGCCTGGTTGGCGACGCTACCGGCGGTTGATCCCACGCGGGTGGCGGTCGCCGGCGCCAGTGCGGGCGGCGGGTTGGCCGCCGCGCTCGCGCTGCTGGCGCGTGATCGCGGTGAAATACCGCTTGCGGCACAGATTCTGGTGTATCCCATGCTCGACGACCGCACGGCCGGCCGCGAGTTCGACCACCCGGGCCACCGGCTGTGGACGCAGGGCAGTAACCGGTTCGGCTGGTCGGCCTACCTCGGTGACGCAGACCCGGCGGCCGCCGTGCCGGCCCGCCGGCCGGATCTGTCGGGCCTGCCGCCCGCGTGGATCGGCGTCGGCACCCTCGACCTGTTCCACGACGAGGACGTCAGGTACGCGAAGCGGCTGCGCGACGCCGGGGTGCCCTGCAAGCTGGAGATCGTGGACGGCGCCTTTCACGGATTCGATCAGCTGGCGCCGAAGTCCGCGGTGTCACGCGATTTCATCGCCAGCCAGATCGCAGCTCTGCGAACGGCTTTCAGCATCGGACACTGA
- a CDS encoding APC family permease, translated as MTEQAVTKTENAAHDVQRLKRNAVGTIGVIFMAVATAAPITAMVGNVPIAVGAGNGSHAPAGYIVATVVLGLFAVGYATMAKHITTTGAFYGYISHGLGRIVGMASGGLITMAYVVFEPSLIGIFSFFFQNLMQSQLGIHIHWIIPALLMLTANAILTYFDVNLTAKVLGVFLVTEIVMLALGAVAVLIHGGGPEGFAVSQTLNPAGAFTPAAGIAGASAGLGLFFAFWSWVGFESTAMYGEESRDPKRIIPRATMLSVLGVGVFYVFVSWMAIAGTGPQKSVELAQSADTASEIFFGPVRGYYGEWAITVFNILLVTGSFACGMAFHNCASRYLYALGREGLSKGLQKTLGATHSKHGSPHIASFVQTGVALVIILAFLFAGMDPYVHMYSLLAILGTMAILIVQSLCAFSVISYFHLRKNHPVSKHWFKTLIAPGLGGIGMLYVVWLLWEHKDAAAGTASGTLLFKLTPWIVVGLFVFGAALATYFKLRDPRRYELIGRIVFEDTVVRD; from the coding sequence ATGACCGAACAAGCTGTCACGAAGACTGAAAACGCAGCTCATGATGTACAACGCTTGAAACGTAACGCCGTCGGCACCATCGGCGTGATCTTCATGGCGGTGGCCACCGCCGCCCCCATCACCGCAATGGTCGGTAACGTCCCGATCGCTGTCGGTGCCGGAAATGGTTCACACGCTCCGGCGGGCTACATCGTAGCCACCGTGGTCCTCGGCCTGTTTGCCGTCGGCTACGCCACCATGGCCAAGCACATCACCACCACCGGTGCGTTCTACGGCTACATCTCGCACGGCCTCGGCCGTATCGTCGGGATGGCCAGCGGCGGCTTGATCACCATGGCCTACGTGGTGTTCGAGCCATCGCTCATCGGCATCTTTTCGTTCTTCTTTCAGAACCTGATGCAGTCGCAGCTGGGCATCCACATTCACTGGATCATCCCGGCCCTGCTCATGCTGACGGCCAACGCGATCCTGACCTACTTCGACGTCAACCTGACCGCCAAGGTGCTCGGCGTGTTCCTGGTGACCGAGATCGTCATGTTGGCACTCGGCGCGGTGGCGGTGCTGATCCACGGTGGCGGTCCCGAGGGCTTCGCGGTCAGCCAGACGCTCAACCCTGCGGGCGCGTTCACGCCTGCCGCCGGAATTGCTGGTGCCAGTGCGGGTTTGGGCTTGTTCTTCGCGTTCTGGTCGTGGGTCGGGTTCGAGTCGACGGCGATGTACGGCGAGGAATCGCGCGACCCCAAGCGGATCATCCCGCGCGCTACCATGCTCAGCGTCCTCGGTGTCGGCGTGTTCTACGTGTTCGTGTCGTGGATGGCCATCGCGGGCACCGGCCCGCAGAAATCCGTCGAACTTGCTCAGAGTGCCGACACCGCGTCGGAGATCTTCTTCGGCCCGGTGCGTGGCTATTACGGCGAATGGGCGATCACCGTCTTCAACATCCTGCTGGTCACCGGTTCGTTCGCGTGCGGCATGGCGTTCCACAACTGCGCGTCGCGATACCTCTACGCGCTGGGCCGGGAGGGTCTGTCCAAGGGGCTGCAGAAGACCCTCGGCGCAACGCATTCCAAGCACGGCTCGCCGCACATCGCGTCGTTCGTGCAGACCGGTGTCGCCCTGGTGATCATCCTGGCGTTCCTGTTCGCGGGTATGGATCCTTACGTCCACATGTATTCGCTGCTGGCCATCCTCGGCACCATGGCGATCCTGATCGTGCAGTCGCTGTGTGCGTTCTCCGTGATCAGCTACTTCCACCTGCGCAAGAACCATCCGGTGTCCAAGCACTGGTTCAAGACGCTTATCGCCCCCGGGCTCGGCGGCATCGGCATGCTCTACGTGGTGTGGCTGCTCTGGGAGCACAAGGATGCGGCAGCCGGTACCGCGTCGGGCACCCTGCTGTTCAAGCTGACTCCATGGATCGTGGTGGGGCTGTTCGTGTTCGGCGCCGCCCTGGCCACCTACTTCAAGTTGCGTGATCCGCGCCGCTATGAGCTGATCGGCCGGATCGTGTTCGAGGACACCGTCGTTCGAGACTGA
- a CDS encoding class-III pyridoxal-phosphate-dependent aminotransferase: MYDYGTFTFESKAEVLDKAKTFWNPDKTQFWTDTGVDLVIDRREGYFLWDMEGRRLIDMHLNGGTYNLGHRNPEVMQAITEGMQHFDVGNHHFPSVARTALAQRLVETAPASIKKVAFGSGGGEAIDIALKSARHATKRRKIVSIVKAYHGHTGLAVATGDDRFAKFFLADQPDEFLQVPFNDIGAMEKVLASGDIAAVIMETIPATYGFPLPAPGYLEAVKAATEKYGTLYIADEVQTGLMRTGELWGITKHGIEPDILVTGKGLSGGMYPITAALLGDRAAQWLNEDGFGHISTFGGAELGCVAAIKTLEICTRPEVRSMVHYISDIFDHGLQRIQADHPDWFVGIRQNGVVIGLEFDHPEGAKFVMRELYQLGVWAIFSTLDPRVLQFKPGLLLSRELCEDVLDRLAVAVARAKTAAKGLKAS, translated from the coding sequence ATGTACGACTACGGCACGTTCACGTTCGAATCCAAAGCCGAAGTGCTGGACAAGGCGAAGACGTTCTGGAATCCAGACAAGACGCAGTTCTGGACCGACACCGGTGTCGATCTGGTCATCGACCGCCGCGAGGGTTACTTCCTGTGGGACATGGAGGGGCGTCGTCTCATCGACATGCACCTCAACGGCGGGACCTACAACCTGGGTCACCGCAATCCCGAAGTGATGCAAGCGATTACCGAAGGCATGCAGCACTTCGACGTCGGCAACCACCACTTCCCGTCGGTGGCCCGCACCGCCCTGGCGCAGCGCTTGGTCGAGACCGCGCCGGCGTCGATCAAGAAGGTCGCGTTCGGGTCGGGTGGCGGCGAGGCCATCGACATCGCGCTCAAGAGCGCCCGGCATGCCACCAAGCGCCGCAAGATCGTCTCGATCGTCAAGGCCTACCACGGCCACACCGGCCTGGCGGTGGCCACCGGAGACGACCGGTTCGCCAAGTTCTTCCTGGCCGACCAGCCCGACGAGTTCCTGCAGGTGCCGTTCAACGACATCGGTGCCATGGAGAAGGTGCTGGCCTCCGGTGACATCGCCGCGGTGATCATGGAGACCATCCCGGCGACCTACGGATTCCCCCTTCCCGCACCGGGTTACCTCGAAGCGGTCAAGGCCGCGACCGAGAAGTACGGCACGCTCTACATCGCCGACGAGGTGCAGACCGGTCTGATGCGCACCGGTGAACTATGGGGCATCACCAAACACGGCATCGAACCCGACATCCTGGTGACGGGCAAAGGATTGTCCGGCGGCATGTACCCGATCACGGCGGCCCTGCTCGGCGATCGCGCCGCGCAGTGGCTCAACGAGGACGGTTTCGGCCACATCTCCACCTTCGGTGGCGCCGAACTCGGCTGCGTCGCCGCCATCAAGACGCTGGAGATCTGCACCCGCCCCGAGGTGCGCTCGATGGTCCACTACATCTCCGACATCTTCGACCACGGCCTGCAGCGCATCCAGGCCGACCATCCGGACTGGTTCGTCGGCATCCGGCAGAACGGCGTGGTGATCGGACTGGAATTCGACCATCCCGAGGGTGCCAAGTTCGTCATGCGCGAGCTCTATCAGCTCGGAGTGTGGGCGATCTTCTCGACACTGGATCCCCGTGTGCTGCAATTCAAACCGGGTCTGCTGCTGTCCCGCGAACTGTGTGAGGACGTGCTGGACCGCCTCGCCGTAGCGGTGGCAAGGGCAAAGACCGCTGCGAAGGGACTTAAGGCGTCATGA
- a CDS encoding aldehyde dehydrogenase family protein, producing the protein MTNVAQAGHMLERARWAAAAYADYDAAAVNTIVNAVAEAGYAEAERFATEAVAETGMGVAADKVTKNRACSRGIVDYYRDQDYVSPRLDEARKIVELPRPAGVVLALTPTTNPVATVYFKVILALMTRNAVVVAPHPRAKRCSADAARVLAEAAVAAGAPEGIVQVVDEPSIPLVQALMADERTDVIVATGGTGVVRAAYSSGNPALGVGPGNVPVFVDASADINAAAKRIVDSKAFDNSVLCTNESVLIVEDAVADKLRSALTRAGAHILDEDGARRLRAYMFADGHLNTDVVGRDAAWIAGQAGLRVTPKTRVLIAPFDDVIAEEMLAHEKLSPVLGMTTAADAARGIRAARAVVRIGGAGHSAAIHSENPAVISDFAAQVPVLRVSVNVGNSTGSSGLDTNLAPSMTIGTGFVGRSSIGENLQPQNLINWARIAYNSEPGVVMGNFAGINPWHSPAGQVPQYPRASNDRDGVAVPPRRSYATPNRASDAGLDALRAELRALVIEELAQLIKR; encoded by the coding sequence ATGACTAACGTTGCGCAGGCCGGCCACATGCTCGAGCGGGCCCGCTGGGCCGCCGCGGCGTACGCCGACTACGACGCGGCCGCGGTGAACACGATCGTCAACGCCGTGGCCGAGGCCGGCTACGCCGAGGCTGAACGGTTCGCCACCGAGGCGGTCGCCGAGACCGGTATGGGCGTGGCGGCCGACAAAGTGACCAAGAACCGGGCCTGCTCGCGGGGCATCGTCGACTACTACCGAGACCAGGACTATGTCTCGCCGCGGCTCGATGAGGCGCGCAAGATCGTCGAGCTGCCCCGGCCTGCGGGGGTGGTGCTGGCGTTGACGCCGACCACCAATCCCGTTGCCACGGTGTACTTCAAGGTGATCCTGGCACTGATGACCCGCAACGCCGTCGTCGTCGCTCCGCACCCGCGGGCCAAGCGGTGCTCGGCCGACGCCGCGCGGGTGCTCGCCGAGGCCGCCGTCGCCGCCGGCGCACCCGAGGGCATCGTGCAGGTGGTCGACGAGCCGTCCATCCCGCTGGTTCAAGCCCTGATGGCCGACGAGCGCACCGACGTCATCGTGGCCACGGGTGGAACCGGCGTCGTCCGCGCCGCGTACTCGTCGGGCAACCCGGCACTGGGCGTCGGGCCGGGCAACGTCCCGGTCTTCGTCGACGCCAGCGCCGACATCAACGCCGCGGCCAAGCGCATCGTCGACAGCAAGGCGTTCGACAACTCGGTGCTGTGCACCAACGAATCGGTGCTCATCGTCGAGGACGCCGTCGCCGACAAGCTGCGCTCGGCACTGACCCGCGCCGGGGCCCACATCCTCGACGAAGACGGCGCTCGACGCCTGCGGGCCTACATGTTCGCCGACGGCCACCTCAACACCGATGTGGTGGGCCGCGACGCCGCATGGATCGCCGGGCAGGCCGGGCTGCGGGTGACACCGAAGACCCGGGTACTCATCGCGCCGTTCGACGACGTCATCGCAGAAGAGATGCTGGCCCACGAGAAGCTCTCCCCCGTGCTGGGCATGACCACCGCGGCCGACGCCGCCCGCGGTATCCGCGCCGCGCGCGCCGTGGTGCGGATCGGCGGAGCCGGACATTCGGCCGCCATCCATAGCGAAAACCCGGCCGTGATCAGCGATTTCGCGGCGCAGGTGCCGGTGCTGCGGGTTTCGGTCAACGTCGGCAATTCGACGGGCAGCTCCGGGCTGGACACCAACCTGGCGCCGTCGATGACCATCGGCACCGGGTTCGTCGGACGCAGTTCGATCGGGGAAAACCTGCAGCCGCAGAACCTGATCAACTGGGCCCGCATCGCCTACAACAGCGAACCGGGCGTGGTGATGGGCAATTTCGCCGGCATCAACCCGTGGCACTCGCCTGCCGGGCAGGTGCCGCAGTATCCGCGCGCATCCAATGACCGTGACGGCGTTGCGGTGCCACCGCGGCGGTCTTACGCGACGCCGAACCGGGCGTCGGATGCAGGGCTGGACGCGCTGCGAGCCGAATTGCGCGCGCTGGTCATCGAAGAACTCGCACAACTGATCAAGAGGTAG
- a CDS encoding BMC domain-containing protein — MAELRSFIFIDRLQPQTMSYLGTWIKGALPRANQAAQIIEVAPGLDIEGVTDVALKHAEVKAGILVVERQFGYLEFHGETGAVKAAADAALDELGATLDSAVRPNVLASRIISSVDHQHAFLINRNKIGSMVLPGESLFVLEVAPASYAILATNEAEKAADIKVVDFRMIGATGRVYLSGTEADVRQAAEAAQDALARATA, encoded by the coding sequence GTGGCTGAACTGCGTTCGTTCATCTTCATCGACCGGCTGCAACCGCAGACCATGTCGTACCTGGGCACCTGGATCAAAGGTGCGCTGCCGCGGGCCAACCAGGCCGCGCAGATCATCGAGGTGGCTCCCGGCCTCGACATCGAGGGCGTCACCGATGTCGCCCTCAAGCATGCCGAGGTCAAGGCCGGAATCCTGGTGGTAGAGCGGCAATTCGGATATCTGGAGTTCCACGGGGAGACCGGAGCGGTGAAGGCCGCCGCCGATGCCGCGCTCGATGAGCTGGGCGCCACGTTGGACAGCGCGGTGCGGCCGAATGTGCTGGCCTCGCGCATCATCTCCAGCGTCGACCACCAGCACGCGTTCCTGATCAACCGCAACAAGATCGGGTCGATGGTGCTGCCGGGCGAGTCGCTGTTCGTCCTGGAGGTCGCCCCGGCGTCGTACGCGATCCTGGCCACCAACGAGGCCGAGAAGGCCGCCGACATCAAGGTGGTCGACTTCCGGATGATCGGCGCGACCGGCCGGGTGTATCTCTCCGGTACCGAGGCCGATGTGCGTCAGGCCGCCGAGGCCGCCCAGGATGCGCTGGCAAGGGCCACTGCATGA
- a CDS encoding EutN/CcmL family microcompartment protein — protein sequence MISATVTGNVWATRRIEGIPAGAFLEVEVDGTGSRLIAFDVLGTGVGEHVLVAQGSVASGWFTGTPPPVDALIIGSIDSNPNK from the coding sequence ATGATTTCAGCGACTGTCACCGGGAACGTCTGGGCGACGCGCCGCATCGAAGGCATCCCGGCCGGTGCCTTCCTCGAGGTCGAGGTGGACGGCACCGGGTCCCGGTTGATCGCGTTCGACGTCCTCGGCACCGGTGTCGGTGAGCACGTCCTCGTCGCTCAGGGCTCCGTGGCCTCGGGCTGGTTCACCGGTACGCCACCCCCGGTAGACGCACTCATCATCGGATCCATCGATTCCAACCCCAACAAATAA
- a CDS encoding BMC domain-containing protein, translating into MSSNAIGLIETKGFVAALAAADAMVKAANVTITDRQQVGDGLVAVIVTGEVGAVKAATEAGAETASQVGELVSVHVIPRPHNELGAHFSVSSK; encoded by the coding sequence ATGTCCAGCAATGCAATCGGACTGATCGAGACCAAGGGCTTCGTCGCTGCGCTGGCCGCTGCCGACGCCATGGTGAAGGCCGCCAATGTCACCATCACCGATCGGCAGCAGGTCGGCGACGGGCTGGTCGCCGTCATCGTCACCGGTGAGGTCGGCGCGGTCAAGGCAGCCACCGAGGCGGGCGCCGAGACGGCATCGCAGGTCGGTGAGCTGGTCAGCGTCCACGTCATCCCGCGGCCGCACAACGAGCTCGGCGCGCACTTCTCGGTGTCCAGCAAGTAG
- a CDS encoding microcompartment protein, giving the protein MPTQADESTRIRTQIRVYLLVEDLQRQFAAYLGTPTRARGYPPYEGEHALIVEVSPALAIERVIDLALREVPGIQPGILYVERQFGVLEIHSANLEDVQRAGEAILAGTGNSASDQLRPRVLYHDIIEDITDQHAVILNRNRQASMILPGQSLLVYEMTPALFAAVAANEAERAAPGLTVVDVQMIGAAGRLYIGGSVADVTAARDRITTVLAGIEGQDH; this is encoded by the coding sequence ATGCCGACGCAAGCAGACGAGAGCACGCGGATCCGCACCCAGATCCGCGTCTACCTGCTGGTCGAAGACCTGCAGCGGCAGTTCGCCGCCTATCTGGGTACGCCGACCCGCGCCCGCGGCTACCCGCCGTACGAGGGCGAGCACGCGCTGATCGTCGAGGTGTCCCCCGCCTTGGCCATCGAGCGCGTGATCGACCTGGCCTTGCGCGAGGTTCCCGGTATCCAGCCCGGAATCCTCTATGTGGAGCGGCAATTCGGGGTACTGGAGATCCACTCCGCCAACCTCGAAGATGTGCAGCGGGCGGGCGAGGCGATTCTGGCCGGCACCGGCAACTCGGCGTCCGATCAGCTGCGGCCCCGGGTGCTCTACCACGACATCATCGAGGACATCACCGATCAGCACGCGGTGATCCTCAACCGCAATCGGCAGGCCTCGATGATCCTGCCCGGTCAGTCGCTGCTGGTCTACGAAATGACCCCGGCGCTTTTCGCGGCCGTCGCGGCCAATGAGGCCGAACGGGCCGCGCCCGGGCTTACCGTGGTGGACGTACAAATGATCGGCGCTGCCGGTCGGCTGTACATCGGTGGCAGTGTCGCGGACGTGACGGCGGCCCGTGATCGCATCACGACAGTGTTGGCGGGAATTGAAGGACAGGACCACTAG
- a CDS encoding phosphotransferase enzyme family protein, translated as MVITDEIDVAQLALRQYDIGPNATLRLLNLSENATYLVEDAETRSILRVHRRDYHRSHEIESELDWLAALRADSDVTVPTVLPATDGRRVVTVNVDGTPRYAVHFDMVAGAEPDENALTMEDFHTLGRITAALHEHSHRWARPAGFDRFSWDWEHSLGAQPRWGRWQDAEGVGPSERDVLERAQTLLHTRLEAYGTGPDRFGLIHADLRLANLLVDSAGTESSKITVIDFDDCGFGWYFYDFGTAVSFIEDDPALPEWQESWVSGYRSRRELPATDEDMLASFVLLRRLLLLAWMGSHSHSRESATKAISYAAGSCELAERYLRSDGHTLT; from the coding sequence ATGGTTATCACCGACGAGATCGATGTCGCCCAACTCGCCCTGCGCCAGTACGACATCGGGCCCAACGCGACGTTGCGGCTACTGAATCTGTCCGAGAACGCCACGTATCTCGTCGAGGATGCCGAAACCCGGTCGATTCTGCGCGTGCACCGGCGGGATTACCACCGGTCCCACGAGATCGAATCGGAGCTGGACTGGCTGGCGGCGCTGCGGGCTGACAGTGACGTCACAGTGCCGACCGTGCTGCCTGCCACCGACGGACGTCGCGTGGTCACCGTCAATGTCGACGGGACTCCCAGGTACGCCGTGCATTTCGACATGGTCGCCGGCGCGGAGCCCGACGAGAACGCCCTGACGATGGAGGACTTCCACACCTTGGGCCGGATCACCGCTGCGCTGCACGAGCATTCGCATCGGTGGGCGCGTCCCGCCGGGTTCGATCGGTTCTCCTGGGACTGGGAGCACAGCCTGGGTGCTCAGCCTCGGTGGGGACGCTGGCAGGACGCCGAGGGTGTGGGACCGTCGGAGCGCGACGTCCTCGAGCGGGCCCAGACGCTGCTGCACACGCGTCTGGAGGCGTACGGAACCGGGCCGGACCGGTTCGGGCTCATCCACGCCGACTTGAGGTTGGCCAATCTGCTGGTCGATTCCGCCGGAACCGAGTCGTCCAAGATCACCGTCATCGATTTCGATGATTGTGGATTCGGCTGGTATTTCTACGATTTCGGTACCGCCGTATCGTTCATCGAAGATGATCCGGCGCTGCCCGAATGGCAGGAGTCGTGGGTGAGCGGCTACCGCAGCCGCCGCGAACTGCCTGCCACCGATGAAGACATGCTCGCATCGTTCGTACTGTTGCGCAGGCTGCTGCTGTTGGCTTGGATGGGCAGCCACAGCCATTCCAGGGAATCGGCCACCAAAGCGATCAGCTACGCCGCGGGAAGTTGTGAACTTGCCGAACGGTATCTGCGCTCCGACGGCCACACTCTGACCTGA
- the fabG gene encoding 3-oxoacyl-ACP reductase FabG, with protein sequence MFASLQGRSAIVTGGSKGIGRGIAETFANAGVNVLITGRSQADLDKAVADLSAAPGKVSGLSADVSSPEDARRVVAEAVERHGGLDIVCANAGIFPSGRLEDLTPESIEEVLAVNFKGTVYIVQAALAALTASGHGRVVITSSITGPITGYPGWSHYGASKAAQLGFLRTAAMELAPKQITINAVLPGNIITEGLGEMGQEYLDQMASAVPAGRLGSVADIGNAALFFATDEAAYITGQSLVVDGGQILPESHLAIAEL encoded by the coding sequence ATGTTCGCATCGCTTCAGGGCCGCTCGGCCATCGTCACCGGCGGCAGCAAGGGTATCGGCCGAGGCATCGCCGAAACGTTCGCCAACGCCGGGGTCAACGTACTGATCACCGGTCGCAGCCAGGCCGACCTCGACAAGGCCGTAGCCGATCTGTCCGCTGCGCCGGGCAAGGTCAGCGGGCTCAGCGCCGACGTCTCCAGCCCCGAGGACGCACGCCGCGTAGTGGCCGAGGCAGTCGAGCGGCACGGCGGCCTGGACATCGTGTGCGCCAACGCGGGGATCTTCCCGTCCGGACGGCTGGAGGACCTGACCCCCGAATCCATCGAAGAGGTGCTGGCCGTCAACTTCAAGGGCACCGTCTACATCGTGCAGGCCGCGCTCGCGGCGCTGACCGCCAGCGGTCACGGCCGCGTGGTGATCACATCGTCCATCACCGGCCCGATCACCGGATACCCCGGTTGGTCGCACTACGGTGCCTCCAAGGCTGCCCAGCTGGGCTTCCTGCGTACCGCGGCCATGGAATTGGCGCCCAAGCAGATCACCATCAACGCCGTGCTGCCCGGCAACATCATCACCGAGGGCCTCGGTGAAATGGGCCAGGAATACCTCGACCAAATGGCCTCCGCAGTACCCGCGGGTCGGTTGGGTTCGGTGGCCGACATCGGCAACGCCGCGCTGTTCTTCGCCACCGACGAAGCCGCCTACATCACCGGTCAATCGCTGGTGGTCGACGGTGGCCAGATTCTGCCCGAGTCGCATCTGGCTATCGCCGAACTCTGA
- a CDS encoding GntR family transcriptional regulator produces MAAQSEELRRRIVADINAGTPGAKLGSERDLAERYGTSRSSLRQVLAALEEAGLVHRVIGRAGGIFISHGQVERNLSDVVGVPAFLTSQGYIAGTRVLSTRITTPDQATQTALRLNDGEYVVEIQRIRLADGSPFSLEHAQFPADAFPGLLEQQLGGSLYEILETRYGLVTGRADERIEAVNATSSEATLLGIKPKAALLLITRVTYDQNGIPCEFSRDLFRGDRTALAVTAQGRGIARSEANTASVTLQRQAV; encoded by the coding sequence GTGGCAGCGCAGAGCGAGGAGTTGCGGCGACGCATAGTCGCCGACATCAACGCGGGTACCCCGGGCGCCAAATTGGGCAGTGAACGCGACCTCGCCGAACGCTACGGCACCAGCCGCTCCAGCCTCCGCCAAGTGCTTGCCGCGCTGGAGGAGGCGGGGCTGGTCCACCGGGTGATCGGGCGGGCCGGCGGCATCTTCATCAGCCACGGTCAGGTCGAACGGAACCTGTCCGACGTCGTCGGGGTGCCCGCATTTCTGACCAGTCAGGGCTACATCGCCGGGACCCGGGTGCTGTCCACCCGCATCACCACCCCCGACCAGGCCACCCAAACCGCGCTGCGCCTCAATGACGGTGAGTACGTCGTCGAGATCCAGCGCATCCGGCTGGCCGACGGCTCCCCGTTCTCCCTGGAGCACGCCCAGTTCCCCGCCGACGCCTTCCCGGGACTGCTGGAACAGCAACTCGGCGGCTCGCTCTACGAAATCCTGGAAACCCGATACGGTTTGGTGACCGGCCGGGCCGACGAGCGGATCGAAGCCGTCAACGCCACCAGCAGCGAAGCCACCCTGCTCGGCATCAAACCGAAGGCCGCCCTGCTGCTGATCACGCGGGTCACCTATGACCAGAACGGTATCCCCTGCGAGTTCTCCCGCGACCTGTTCCGCGGCGACCGGACCGCGCTGGCCGTCACGGCGCAGGGGCGCGGTATCGCCCGATCGGAAGCCAACACCGCATCGGTGACACTGCAGCGCCAGGCCGTTTGA